From the Fusarium musae strain F31 chromosome 11, whole genome shotgun sequence genome, one window contains:
- a CDS encoding hypothetical protein (CAZy:CBM67~CAZy:GH78), translating into MAPSQEQQIINQLQSNWIWIPDWIDSSKENTAARIVTFSRKFTLPSQPNRALLHFTADTRYKLIINGTRVAVGPARGSPLIWYYDSLDIAPHLKQGDNEISFVVIRYFAASRGGMPFERTAFPGLTVIGSVESEGQSISLDSREGWLAEEDNSILFPMGRPDDVFLHINEHIVPSPAKEKVTPVPYNIKTLNGELPPWRLRSRVIPTPDQTPAIVNTVRKNVGSSISDDWVAYLSRQRPLILAAGSSHTLEVQADVHSTAFLRWTFKAAQKSQIRLKITYSEGYEHEPRSYPFFRSKSDRLDATNGHIIGPYDDITLDLPASQTVVYEPFWFRTFRVMQWEITAGAEPVELSSFDATQVNYPLAVKASWEDSGDKDAKQIWDVSIRTMRNCMFDGYSDCPFYEQLQYSGDSRSVGLFHYLLSGDDRLMRQTITNFAASVAPEGLTQSRFPSHVPQIIAGFSLYWVLQICDHHLYFGDTAYTRSFLPRIDGVFEYFESHIDDLGLVSGFPEDVWQYVDWVTSWGATETHPDKGVPTSGRESNRHTYFSMLYAYVLKQAARLVRDVGRPGYADEYETRAASVIKALRTHCFDGKFFTDSTADIAGDGAHSQHCQVFAVLSGAANPEERQGLLKESFSDPTFSKCSYVMMFYALRAFALAGDDVYESAWRTVWDPWRKMLANNLTTWEEDDVRQRSDCHAWGSVPIYEYCTELAGLHVIAPGSSKILFSPRLNLSRDLRAKVALGSSNTAIVSWSVQDGGNKRVELRLESPVWVVSKLPGGEEKDCGVIDHLTLSF; encoded by the exons ATGGCGCCATCACAGGAACAACAA ATCATCAATCAGCTCCAATCCAATTGGATTTGGATTCCCGACTGGATCGATTCTTCCAAAGAAAACACCGCCGCGCGCATCGTCACATTCAGTCGCAAGTTTACTCTCCCATCTCAACCAAACCGAGCGCTCCTCCACTTCACAGCCGACACGCGatacaagctcatcatcaatggtACCCGAGTAGCTGTTGGCCCAGCCCGAGGCAGTCCGTTGATTTGGTATTATGACTCGCTCGACATTGCTCCGCACCTCAAACAAGGCGATAATGAGATCTCCTTTGTGGTGATCCGTTACTTTGCGGCTTCTCGGGGTGGAATGCCTTTTGAGCGAACCGCTTTCCCTGGATTGACTGTTATCGGTAGTGTTGAGTCGGAGGGGCAGTCTATCAGTCTTGACTCTCGGGAAGGCTGGTTGGCTGAAGAGGATAACTCGATCCTGTTTCCAATGGGAAGACCGGATGATGTCTTCCTTCAT ATCAACGAACATATTGTCCCTAGCCCTGCCAAAGAGAAAGTCACACCAGTACCATACAATATCAAGACACTCAACGGAGAGCTTCCGCCATGGCGTCTTCGATCCCGCGTGATCCCCACTCCAGATCAAACTCCTGCCATTGTCAACACCGTCAGAAAGAACGTCGGAAGCTCGATCTCTGATGACTGGGTTGCATACCTCTCTCGTCAGCGTCCTCTCATTCTGGCAGCTGGATCCTCACATACGCTCGAGGTCCAAGCGGATGTGCATTCAACGGCATTTCTGCGCTGGACGTTCAAAGCGGCGCAAAAGAGCCAGATCAGATTGAAGATTACTTACAGCGAAGGTTACGAACACGAACCGCGCTCTTATCCATTCTTTAGGTCAAAGTCTGACCGCCTGGATGCCACCAATGGCCATATCATAGGTCCTTACGATGACATTACCCTTGACCTACCAGCGTCGCAGACCGTGGTGTACGAACCATTCTGGTTTAGGACATTTCGCGTTATGCAATGGGAGATCACAGCCGGGGCCGAACCCGTCGAGCTATCCTCTTTTGATGCGACTCAAGTCAATTACCCCCTTGCAGTCAAAGCAAGCTGGGAGGACTCAGGAGACAAGGACGCTAAACAAATATGGGACGTTTCCATCAGGACAATGAGAAATTGCATGTTTGATGGTTACTCAGATTGCCCGTTCTATGAGCAACTCCA GTACTCAGGCGATTCTCGCTCCGTCGGTCTATTTCACTATCTCCTCTCTGGTGACGACAGATTGATGAGGCAAACAATCACCAACTTTGCCGCATCCGTGGCGCCCGAGGGCTTAACACAGTCTCGCTTCCCCTCCCACGTACCGCAGATCATCGCTGGTTTCTCATTATACTGGGTCCTCCAAATCTGCGATCACCATCTCTACTTCGGAGACACAGCATATACGCGGTCATTCCTCCCTCGAATCGACGGTGTCTTTGAGTACTTCGAGTCTCACATTGATGACTTAGGTCTCGTTAGCGGATTTCCAGAAGATGTATGGCAATATGTCGACTGGGTAACTTCGTGGGGCGCAACAGAGACGCACCCTGACAAGGGAGTTCCAACATCTGGGCGGGAATCGAATCGACATACGTATTTCAGTATGCTTTACGCTTATGTCCTGAAGCAGGCTGCTCGGTTGGTACGAGATGTCGGTCGGCCTGGATACGCGGACGAGTACGAAACCCGCGCGGCATCCGTAATTAAGGCTTTGCGGACTCATTGCTTCGACGGGAAGTTCTTCACGGATTCGACGGCTGATATCGCGGGCGATGGAGCCCACTCGCAGCATTGTCAAGTATTCGCCGTCCTCAGCGGCGCCGCAAACCCTGAGGAACGACAAGGCCTTCTGAAAGAGTCATTCTCCGATCCAACCTTTTCCAAATGTTCCTATGTCATGATGTTCTATGCTCTACGTGCATTCGCTCTCGCTGGCGACGATGTCTACGAGTCAGCATGGAGAACTGTTTGGGACCCTTGGCGAAAGATGTTGGCAAACAACCTTACAACCTGGGAAGAGGACGACGTTCGGCAGCGCTCAGATTGTCATGCTTGGGGCAGTGTTCCTATCTACGAGTATTGTACCGAACTTGCTGGTCTACATGTCATAGCCCCAGGGTCAAGCAAGATCTTGTTTTCGCCGAGGCTGAACTTGAGTCGAGATTTGAGGGCAAAGGTAGCGCTTGGTTCAAGTAACACTGCTATAGTATCTTGGAGTGTTCAGGATGGTGGAAACAAGAGGGTCGAATTGCGGCTTGAGTCGCCCGTTTGGGTTGTAAGCAAGTTGCCTGGCGGAGAGGAAAAGGACTGCGGTGTGATTGATCACCTCACATTGAGTTTCTAG
- a CDS encoding hypothetical protein (EggNog:ENOG41), which yields MSTRRSARIRNIDLGVNTKPAQSTPAPTAPPKRKRKAPAEDEQDEQTTKGKKVPAKKVKAAGRKPKSKVNDTAEIETQEEAVPVPDDVLSVLPAEILEPILESVNDPKSMVMMACTSKRYYAIVMAIIHKRISVSTSFWTHIPHVIRRIEPHLSIAQKKQLKREGKYKGQQEKFSTLLDPNAVPPCASNVRQMIIGHINPGKRHKPFVLRYFEEVLKNLRNLEVFDAEDLTEPMAENLSKLKNLKSIRLHPHQRTIKPEAMAPLGKLGNLEHISIEDLSWDRIIATDERPFQSMLLNSLSTLQSLEVRTSIYYSDFLGDWEDQLKARDPDALEQQPDFTALKSLTLRGISFEGKHRDNVMRNFTRAFDFLKLRELKLMSLEVGQLKFFKYLENLFTKGGKGGIHLRKLSLQMTEPGYKSNYAETEVYLEGMYRFISSFDSLTSLEIHDYNLYNSAVQPNPGLSRRLLQSVVKHAGLETLRFHYRHSGSEAWDIPYASAESVEILTKNLPSLRVFEIAPQEDNLVSCCTSRMELKTDLKKDAMARALSRAKNLTNLLCPNFKSYYDDRENAHLNLAKSLLGGFLENASSCEKFAWEEHYKLGRLTMGWTDLRIGSGLKPKKNFEKPVKIEKADRMVMVQNLQPKKWGDSKQVYYTADSRWVDHITRPDRREGPLQLVYDD from the exons ATGTCAACGAGAAGGAGCGCCAGAATTCGCAACATTGACTTGGGCGTCAATACGAAGCCAGCTCAATCTACACCTGCGCCTACTGCCCCACCAAAGAGAAAGCGTAAGGCCCCGGCTGAAGACGAGCAAGATGAGCAGACAACGAAAGGGAAGAAAGTACCAGCAAAGAAGGTAAAGGCGGCCGGTAGAAAGCCAAAATCGAAGGTCAATGATACAGCCGAGATCGAGACTCAGGAGGAGGCGGTCCCAGTCCCTGATGATGTCTTGTCCGTCCTGCCAGCCGAGATACTCGAGCCGATCCTCGAGAGC GTCAATGACCCAAAAAGCATGGTCATGATGGCCTGCACCTCTAAGCGATATTACGCTATCGTAATGGCCATCATCCATAAGCGCATCTCCGTCTCAACCTCCTTCTGGACGCATATTCCCCACGTCATCCGTCGCATTGAACCTCATCTAAGCATAGCCCAAAAGAAACAGCTCAAGAGAGAGGGCAAGTACAAAGGCCAACAAGAGAAATTCTCAACTCTTCTCGATCCAAACGCTGTGCCTCCTTGTGCCAGCAATGTCAGGCAGATGATCATTGGACACATTAATCCTGGCAAGAGGCATAAGCCCTTTGTGTTGAGATACTTTGAGGAAGTCTTGAAAAACCTTCGCAACTTGGAGGTCTTCGATGCCGAAGATCTTACTGA GCCAATGGCGGAGAATCTTTCTAAATTGAAGAATCTCAAATCTATACGTCTCCACCCTCACCAACGTACCATAAAGCCTGAAGCTATGGCTCCACTCGGCAAACTCGGGAATCTTGAGCACATCTCCATCGAAGATTTGTCTTGGGACAGAATCATTGCCACCGATGAACGACCCTTTCAGAGCATGCTACTCAACTCCCTGTCAACTCTTCAGAGCCTAGAGGTTCGAACATCCATATATTACTCTGACTTTCTAGGGGATTGGGAAGATCAACTTAAAGCTCGTGACCCTGATGCTTTGGAACAACAGCCTGATTTCACGGCGCTCAAATCACTGACGTTACGTGGGATAAGCTTCGAAGGTAAACACCGTGACAATGTTATGCGAAATTTTACAAGAGCTTTTGActttctcaagctcagggAACTGAAGCTCATGAGTCTTGAAGTGGGACagctcaagttcttcaaaTATCTCGAAAATCTGTTTACCAAAGGTGGCAAGGGAGGCATTCACCTGCGAAAGCTGTCTTTGCAGATGACAGAGCCTGGTTACAAGTCAAACTACGCCGAGACAGAGGTATACCTCGAAGGGATGTATCGATTCATTTCGTCCTTTGACTCGTTGACTAGCTTGGAGATACATGATTACAACTTGTACAACTCGGCAGTGCAGCCTAACCCCGGTCTTTCGAGACGGCTGTTGCAGTCGGTTGTGAAGCATGCGGGGCTCGAAACACTGCGCTTTCATTATCGGCATTCGGGTAGTGAGGCATGGGACATACCATATGCCTCAGCTGAGTCCGTGGAAATCTTGACCAAGAACCTACCTTCGCTACGGGTCTTTGAGATTGCGCCCCAAGAAGATAACCTTGTAAGTTGTTGCACCTCTCGCATGGAGCTTAAAACTGACCTGAAGAAGGACGCAATGGCCCGCGCTTTATCACGCGCCAAGAACTTGACAAATCTACTCTGCCCCAACTTCAAGAGCTATTACGACGATCGAGAAAACGCCCACTTGAATCTAGCTAAAAGCCTCCTTGGGGGATTTCTGGAAAACGCTAGTAGCTGTGAGAAATTCGCTTGGGAGGAGCATTATAAGCTCGGACGCCTCACCATGGGCTGGACAGACTTGCGTATTGGATCTGGACTTAAGCCGAAGAAGAATTTTGAAAAGCCTGTTAAGATCGAGAAGGCCGATCGTATGGTGATGGTACAGAATCTGCAGCCCAAGAAGTGGGGAGACTCGAAGCAGGTGTATTACACTGCTGATAGTCGATGGGTGGATCATATTACGAGGCCGGATCGTCGCGAGGGACCGTTGCAGCTTGTGTATGATGATTGA
- a CDS encoding hypothetical protein (EggNog:ENOG41) produces the protein MAVKLEIPGAEKLPTLPTLPTLSTLLALPIVVKILNHPSLQNLPDPSHVRKIPRAHIAAVAFIISALSLIILSPWSWEMDSSSWSHHRHKYRDEDRKFALVVPATSPSPDLCKTVVTALALGYPSPVIINWGIDHRLISHWNGGHNLPKIPGIVDYLDAVLHPDAHPSERLSEDDIILMVDGHDVWFQLPAQIMLERYHRINKEANERLRKQWNKKGKMPMQQTILVATGKKCYSGLVDKGINIQCEKWPESPERKDLYGPDTEKDGEHWQTNRPRWINGGVYIGPAGDMRRLFRRSLFTMQAGIGEGIKMHSEQALTGEVVVEQEIFRKFQREKGRPRRGMRDMLDKKLEYGIGLDYGQQISMQTQWTQDDEGRDHGAFVTLGDQKLIDQYSADLGISPTRLKGLPEDIKNAENPLELIRPDADWNNMSLYADFFLETVPVILHHNGMHGLKRRRSTWWDKPWYYHHLRELLKMQIQKKGEPEDPLATVKTDHGRVRYWGVSAEYESRYPRQMVDNAFGRLDKMKFGEICRHTKKAPKGPNQEWWEEVFRDTEGPWGH, from the coding sequence ATGGCTGTAAAGTTGGAGATACCGGGAGCTGAAAAGCTCCCAACGCTTCCGACACTACCGACACTGTCGACACTCCTAGCACTTCCAATTGTCGTCAAGATTTTGAATCACCCCAGCCTCCAGAATCTCCCAGATCCCTCACATGTTCGAAAAATTCCAAGAGCCCATATCGCCGCCGTCGCGTTTATCATTTCGGCTCTATCACTTATTATTCTGAGTCCCTGGAGCTGGGAAATGGACAGCTCGAGCTGGTCGCATCACCGTCACAAATATCGTGACGAGGACCGTAAATTCGCCCTCGTCGTACCCGCTACATCTCCAAGCCCCGACCTCTGCAAAACAGTCGTCACCGCCCTTGCGCTCGGCTACCCCAGtcctgtcatcatcaactggGGAATTGATCATAGACTTATTTCTCACTGGAACGGTGGTCACAATCTGCCCAAAATTCCTGGCATCGTCGACTATCTCGATGCAGTTCTGCACCCTGATGCGCATCCGTCTGAGAGATTGAGTGAAGATGATATCATACTCATGGTTGACGGCCACGATGTCTGGTTCCAATTGCCTGCGCAGATCATGCTCGAGCGATATCACAGGATCAATAAGGAGGCCAATGAGAGGCTGCGCAAGCAGTGGAATAAGAAGGGGAAGATGCCGATGCAGCAGACTATCCTCGTGGCCACTGGCAAGAAGTGCTATTCTGGTCTAGTCGACAAAGGCATCAACATCCAATGTGAGAAGTGGCCTGAGAGTCCAGAGCGAAAGGACCTCTATGGCCCCGATACAGAGAAAGATGGGGAGCACTGGCAGACAAACAGGCCGCGATGGATCAACGGTGGTGTCTATATCGGCCCTGCTGGCGATATGCGTCGCTTATTCCGTCGATCTCTGTTTACCATGCAGGCTGGTATCGGAGAGGGAATCAAGATGCACAGTGAACAAGCTCTCACAGGTGAAGTCGTCGTGGAGCAAGAGATTTTTCGGAAATTCCAGAGAGAAAAGGGAAGGCCCAGGCGTGGTATGCGAGACATGCTGGACAAAAAGCTTGAGTATGGCATCGGTCTTGACTACGGTCAACAGATATCGATGCAGACTCAGTGGACGCAAGATGACGAGGGTCGCGACCACGGTGCTTTCGTCACGTTGGGTGATCAGAAACTCATCGATCAATACTCCGCGGACTTGGGTATCTCACCAACACGGCTAAAAGGTCTACCGGAGGATATCAAGAATGCAGAGAATCCACTGGAGCTCATCCGACCAGACGCAGACTGGAACAACATGTCCCTCTACGCCgacttcttcctcgagaCCGTCCCCGTCATTCTTCACCACAACGGCATGCACGGTCTCAAGCGACGCCGATCAACATGGTGGGACAAACCATGGTACTACCACCACCTTcgagagcttctcaagatgcAGATCCAAAAGAAGGGTGAACCTGAAGATCCTCTTGCGACGGTCAAGACAGACCATGGGAGGGTCAGGTACTGGGGTGTTTCGGCGGAGTATGAGAGTCGGTACCCGAGACAGATGGTTGATAACGCGTTTGGAAGGTTGGATAAGATGAAATTTGGAGAGATCTGTAGACATACCAAGAAGGCGCCCAAGGGACCGAACCAGGAGTGGTGGGAGGAAGTGTTCCGTGATACTGAAGGGCCTTGGGGCCACTGA
- a CDS encoding hypothetical protein (EggNog:ENOG41): MAKRIITVAALVSVVAGQSGGIQRGLQYGENWAPTTKDSDLVSTNFPDVNITLRSPAFLNPEKVPARFSNGTEGPTDDIELDYFIRNLAQKHDWMSYESAAFQSEEGRAIPYVFLSLPNTNSSNDKLRIYLQAAIHGNEPAADESVLAFLGKMDAEPAWAKSILEKMDIKILPRYNVDGVAYFQRQLASNLDPNREHLKLMRGQSREIKRIVSEWNPHIALDMHEFTVPTIYGGHYQHGADSLLSGGINPNIHPKIREQLLDFFIPAVGEKLQSHGLRWEPYVTGPSNRTEGSRIRFTEAVTEARTGRNAVGLTQTISFLLEMRGIRIANQHFQRRVATALIKIQTILELARDNAEKVKSVVEDARDEFINSDEDIVITDSYVPENRTFTMVDTRNGSVVQVPIDFQRTTPSIANLTRPRPEAYVIPRTWSDVAEKLEILGLKVERMNYEFRRTLETLTIESSVVEPELYEGTYLNTVTTNSTSREVVLPVGSYYVSTRQQNAALAFIALEPENIDSYVKFNIIPVEVGMEYPVFRIPR, translated from the exons ATGGCTAAACGAATTATTACCGTCGCGGCCCTCGTATCCGTTGTCGCAGGACAGTCTGGTGGCATTCAGAGAGGTCTCCAATATGGCGAGAACTGGGCACCTACCACCAAAGACTCCGACCTCGTCTCGACCAACTTCCCCGACGTCAACATTACGCTCCGATCACCTGCGTTTCTGAACCCTGAGAAGGTCCCTGCTCGGTTCTCAAACGGCACCGAGGGACCTACTGACGATATTGAACTCG ATTACTTTATTCGCAATCTGGCTCAGAAGCATGACTGGATGTCCTATGAATCGGCAGCTTTTCAATCCGAAGAAGGACGCGCCATTCCATATGTCTTCCTGTCCCTGCCAAACACCAACTCGAGCAATGATAAGCTTCGCATCTATCTCCAAGCTGCAATCCACGGTAATGAGCCCGCTGCTGATGAGTCCGTCCTTGCGTTCCTTGGTAAGATGGATGCCGAACCGGCGTGGGCAAAGtcgatcttggagaagatggacatCAAGATCCTTCCTCGATATAATGTCGACGGTGTTGCATACTTCCAGAGACAGTTGGCATCAAATCTCGATCCCAACCGAGAACATCTGAAGCTTATGCGCGGCCAGTCAAGGGAGATCAAGCGAATCGTCAGTGAATGGAACCCTCACATAGCGCTCGACATGC ACGAGTTCACTGTGCCTACAATATACGGAGGCCACTACCAACACGGCGCCGACTCTCTGCTGTCGGGTGGCATCAACCCCAACATTCATCCCAAAATCCGAGAGCAActcctcgacttcttcatcccAGCTGTCGGGGAGAAGCTTCAGTCTCATGGCCTGAGGTGGGAGCCATATGTGACTGGGCCTTCCAACCGCACAGAAGGTTCGCGCATTCGCTTCACTGAAGCTGTGACGGAGGCGCGCACTGGCCGCAATGCAGTCGGACTGACACAAACGATTTCATTTTTGCTTGAGATGCGAGGTATTCGTATTGCCAATCAACATTTCCAACGTCGTGTTGCGACTGCTCTCATCAAAATCCAGACCATTCTCGAGTTAGCGAGGGATAACGCTGAGAAAGTCAAGtcggttgttgaagatgctcGTGATGAGTTCATCAACAGCGATGAAGATATCGTCATCACCGATTCATATGTCCCAGAGAACAGAACATTTACCATGGTCGACACTCGCAATGGTAGTGTCGTTCAAGTGCCCATTGACTTCCAGCGCACTACCCCATCGATCGCCAATCTCACCAGGCCCCGACCTGAAGCTTATGTTATTCCACGAACTTGGTCTGACGTTGCCGAGAAGCTCGAAATCTTGGGCCTGAAAGTGGAAAGGATGAACTACGAGTTTCGACGGACCTTGGAAACCTTGACGATTGAGTCGTCGGTTGTTGAGCCAGAGCTGTATGAAGGCACGTATCTCAACACGGTCACCACCAACTCAACTAGTCGAGAAGTTGTGCTGCCGGTCGGAAGCTACTACGTTAGCACGAGGCAACAGAATGCGGCTTTGGCATTCATTGCTCTCGAGCCGGAGAATATTGATAGCTATGTCAAGTTTAACATCATTCCTGTTGAGGTGGGGATGGAGTATCCTGTATTTAGAATTCCGCGGTAA
- a CDS encoding hypothetical protein (EggNog:ENOG41), whose amino-acid sequence MAIPYPEGEVFFARSVLRNKDPAHYQADNPEHFYSHFMVEYIWNVEADHGSKNANSWTGHYHQRSPYAIVTGSSWNTHYGNWKQLPFSYGPRETDIRRRLEHNLCTNGNRFKNHEKGDAAEAWFMTMPMPTKEERWVWIDLLARIRAIYIPVAFSASKDHPNLSMWLQVSFTQNRTVDIWRGGSTFMGHETSTTSGLDVWREHTIGFDITGLTELLSCPRQFRKVNPYEAKFIKLVHRDNIRTVPVRASYSDAYDFSWLTIAQAHSGLNIEWGKGEKGSWFEDFFKNAITFGLGFVPGVGPLLSIAFSLGWTAVVDPDRFMYELSLWAPSVKIPELFEDDVRKNSAEIRGLTHESFWNLGPAEALAEIKKFEEEEEKQHKVSGEVKSYFQLAHEVLRVDEAKYDKDADANEEPGEVLVEVPPQEGPINGQVAGDKE is encoded by the exons atggccattCCATATCCCGAGGGAGAAGTTTTCTTCGCGCGCAGCGTCCTACGCAACAAAGACCCCGCTCACTACCAGGCCGACAACCCCGAGCACTTCTACTCCCACTTCATGGTTGAGTACATCTGGAACGTCGAGGCTGACCACGGTTCCAAGAATGCAAACTCCTGGACCGGTCACTATCACCAGCGCTCTCCCTACGCCATCGTCACTGGTAGTAGTTGGAACACCCACTACGGAAACTGGAAGCAGTTGCCCTTCAGCTACGGCCCTCGTGAGACAGATATCAGAAGACGTCTTGAGCATAATCTTTGCACGAATGGGAATCGGTTCAAGAACCATGAGAAAGGGGATGCTGCTGAG GCTTGGTTTATGACCATGCCGATGCCGACCAAAGAGGAACGATGGGTCTGGATTGAT CTGCTTGCCCGCATTCGAGCCATTTACATCCCTGTAGCATTCTCAGCTAGCAAAGACCATCCCAATCTCAGCATGTGGCTACAGGTATCGTTCACGCAGAACAGAACCGTGGACATCTGGCGCGGAGGCTCGACTTTCATGGGTCACGAGACAAGCACCACCAGTGGCCTTGACGTATGGCGTGAACATACCATCGGGTTCGACATCACGGGTTTGACTGAGCTTTTGAGCTGCCCTCGTCAGTTCCGCAAGGTAAACCCCTACGaagccaagttcatcaagcttgTCCATCGCGACAATATCCGAACTGTGCCTGTTAGAGCCTCGTACAGCGATGCGTACGATTTTAGCTGGCTTACCATTGCACAAGCGCACAGCGGTCTGAACATCGAGTGGGGTAAGGGCGAGAAGGGAAGTTGGTTTGAggatttcttcaagaacgCCATTACCTTCGGTCTAGGATTTGTTCCGGGCGTTGGACCTCTCCTCTCCATCGCATTTAGCCTAGGATGGACGGCCGTCGTCGACCCTGATCGGTTCATGTACGAGCTAAGTCTCTGGGCGCCGTCGGTCAAAATCCCGGAGCTGTTTGAGGATGACGTTCGCAAGAACTCGGCCGAGATCAGAGGACTTACCCATGAGTCCTTTTGGAATCTGGGGCCTGCTGAGGCTCTGGCTGAGATTAAGaagtttgaggaggaggaggagaagcagcaCAAGGTTTCGGGAGAGGTTAAGTCATACTTTCAGCTGGCGCATGAAGTACTCCGTGTTGACGAGGCGAAGTATGATAAGGATGCTGATGCTAATGAAGAGCCTGGCGAGGTTCTGGTGGAGGTACCTCCTCAAGAAGGCCCCATTAATGGCCAGGTTGCAGGAGACAAGGAGTAG